The following proteins are encoded in a genomic region of Saccharopolyspora antimicrobica:
- a CDS encoding DHA2 family efflux MFS transporter permease subunit, whose amino-acid sequence MPVPHRRYLVLGICCFSLFLVSLDTTIVNLALPEIEDELDAPLPGLQWTIDAYTVVLASLLLLAGSVADRFGRRRVFRLGLIVFTTASLLCGIAPTVGWLIGFRVLQAIGASMLNPVALSIIVNTFPDARERARAIGIWSSVVGLSMAVGPVTGGLLVDSTGWRSIFWINIPAGIAALVLTSRFVPESRSPRPRRFDPAGQLLVIVALASLVFGIIEGPHVGWTAPATLGCFLLSALATVVFVRHEKRREQPLLDLRLFASAPMSGATVIALCGFAALSGFLFLNSLYLQDVRGFSALEAGLLTLPMAAPAILCAPVAARLIGARGPRIPLVLSGAGIALSGVVLAGLEDDTPLPWLIAGYALFGLGFGMLNAPVTATAVAGLPAAQAGVAAAVASTSRQIGASLGAAVLPAVVAVQLEETGFGEASRPAWWIVAGCGLLIGVIGSCTTGRWGRRTAETTAAALAAA is encoded by the coding sequence ATGCCCGTGCCGCACCGCCGATACCTGGTGCTGGGGATCTGCTGCTTCAGCCTGTTCCTGGTGTCGCTGGACACCACGATCGTGAACCTGGCGCTGCCCGAGATCGAGGACGAGCTGGACGCGCCGCTGCCCGGTCTGCAGTGGACGATCGATGCCTACACGGTGGTGCTGGCGTCGCTGCTGCTGCTCGCCGGTTCCGTCGCCGACCGATTCGGCCGCCGCCGCGTCTTCCGGCTCGGGCTGATCGTGTTCACCACCGCGTCCCTGCTGTGCGGCATCGCGCCCACCGTGGGCTGGCTCATCGGGTTCCGCGTCCTGCAGGCGATCGGCGCGTCGATGCTCAACCCGGTGGCGCTGTCGATCATCGTCAACACCTTCCCCGACGCGCGGGAGCGGGCCAGGGCCATCGGGATCTGGAGCAGCGTCGTCGGCCTGAGCATGGCGGTCGGCCCGGTGACCGGCGGTCTGCTGGTGGACAGCACCGGCTGGCGGTCGATCTTCTGGATCAACATCCCGGCGGGCATCGCCGCGCTGGTGCTCACCTCCCGGTTCGTGCCGGAATCCAGATCTCCCCGGCCGCGCCGCTTCGACCCGGCCGGGCAGCTGCTGGTCATCGTCGCGCTGGCGAGCCTGGTCTTCGGGATCATCGAGGGCCCGCACGTCGGCTGGACCGCGCCCGCGACGCTGGGCTGCTTCCTGCTCAGCGCTCTGGCGACCGTCGTCTTCGTGCGCCACGAGAAGCGCCGCGAGCAGCCGCTGCTGGACCTGCGGTTGTTCGCCAGCGCACCGATGTCTGGTGCGACGGTCATCGCGCTGTGCGGGTTCGCCGCGCTGTCCGGCTTCCTGTTCCTCAACTCCCTCTACCTGCAGGACGTGCGCGGTTTCTCCGCGCTGGAGGCCGGTTTGCTGACCCTGCCGATGGCCGCGCCGGCCATCCTGTGCGCGCCGGTGGCCGCACGGCTGATCGGTGCCCGCGGGCCCCGGATCCCGCTGGTGCTCAGCGGCGCGGGGATCGCGCTGAGCGGTGTGGTGCTCGCCGGTCTCGAAGACGACACGCCACTTCCGTGGCTGATCGCGGGTTATGCGCTGTTCGGGCTCGGTTTCGGCATGCTCAACGCCCCGGTCACCGCCACCGCGGTCGCCGGGCTGCCCGCCGCGCAAGCCGGGGTCGCCGCCGCCGTGGCCTCCACCAGCCGCCAGATCGGTGCCTCGCTCGGCGCCGCCGTCCTGCCCGCGGTGGTGGCCGTCCAGCTGGAGGAGACCGGGTTCGGCGAAGCCAGCCGCCCCGCGTGGTGGATCGTGGCGGGCTGCGGGCTGCTCATCGGCGTGATCGGGTCGTGCACCACCGGCAGATGGGGCAGGCGGACCGCCGAGACCACCGCCGCGGCGCTGGCCGCCGCGTGA
- a CDS encoding putative leader peptide, producing the protein MIRLVARRHVDLLRVTASAC; encoded by the coding sequence GTGATCCGCTTGGTTGCCCGTCGCCACGTCGACCTCCTGCGCGTGACCGCTTCGGCGTGTTGA
- a CDS encoding bifunctional o-acetylhomoserine/o-acetylserine sulfhydrylase: MSSSTDRSAWSFDTLQVHAGAEPDPTTGARAVPIYQTTSFVFRDTEHAANLFNLSEPGNIYTRINNPTQAVLEERVAALEGGVAAVALASGQAAETLTVLTLAQAGDHLVASSALYGGTHNLFRHTLPKLGIEVSFVEDPDDIEAWRAAARPNTKLFFGEALGNPRSNVLDVRAVAEVAHEVGVPLVVDNTVTTPFLLRPIEHGADIVVHSATKYLGGHGAAVGGIVVDGGTFDFGANSERFPGFVEPDPSYNGLQYWPALGHGAFAAKLRVQGLRDIGPAISPFNAFLLLQGLETLSLRIERHVSNAQQLAEWLSSRDEVEAVHYAGLPSSEWYELGQQYLPGGAGAIVSFELRGGVDAGRAFVDGVELFSHLVNIGDVRSLIAHPASTTHSQLTEEDQRLAGVSPGLVRLSVGIEAVADLQADLEAGFRAAKAELER; this comes from the coding sequence GTGAGCTCTTCCACCGACCGTTCCGCGTGGTCCTTCGACACCCTCCAGGTGCACGCCGGGGCGGAACCCGACCCCACCACCGGGGCTCGCGCCGTGCCGATCTACCAGACCACCTCGTTCGTCTTCCGCGACACCGAGCACGCGGCGAACCTGTTCAACCTCAGCGAACCCGGCAACATCTACACCCGGATCAACAACCCCACCCAGGCAGTCCTGGAAGAGCGGGTGGCCGCGCTGGAAGGCGGCGTGGCGGCGGTGGCGCTGGCCTCCGGCCAGGCGGCCGAGACGCTGACCGTGCTCACCCTCGCGCAGGCGGGCGACCACCTGGTGGCCAGCTCAGCGCTGTACGGCGGCACCCACAACCTGTTCCGGCACACGCTGCCGAAGCTGGGCATCGAGGTCAGCTTCGTCGAGGACCCCGACGACATCGAGGCGTGGCGGGCCGCCGCGCGGCCGAACACCAAGCTGTTCTTCGGCGAAGCGCTGGGCAACCCGCGCTCGAACGTGCTCGACGTGCGGGCGGTGGCCGAGGTCGCGCACGAGGTCGGCGTGCCGCTGGTCGTCGACAACACGGTGACGACGCCGTTCCTGCTGCGCCCGATCGAGCACGGCGCGGACATCGTGGTGCACTCGGCGACGAAGTACCTGGGCGGGCACGGCGCGGCGGTCGGCGGCATCGTCGTGGACGGCGGCACCTTCGACTTCGGTGCGAACAGCGAGCGCTTCCCCGGTTTCGTCGAGCCGGACCCCAGCTACAACGGCCTGCAGTACTGGCCCGCCCTGGGCCACGGCGCGTTCGCGGCGAAGCTGCGGGTGCAGGGCCTGCGCGACATCGGCCCGGCCATCTCGCCGTTCAACGCCTTCCTGCTGCTGCAGGGCCTGGAGACGCTGTCGCTGCGCATCGAGCGGCACGTCAGCAACGCCCAGCAGCTCGCCGAGTGGCTGAGCTCCCGCGACGAGGTCGAAGCCGTGCACTACGCGGGACTTCCCAGCAGCGAGTGGTACGAGCTCGGTCAGCAGTACCTGCCGGGCGGGGCGGGCGCGATCGTCTCGTTCGAGCTGCGCGGCGGAGTCGACGCCGGGCGGGCGTTCGTCGACGGCGTGGAGCTGTTCAGCCACCTGGTGAACATCGGTGACGTGCGCAGCCTCATCGCGCACCCGGCGAGCACCACGCACAGCCAGCTCACCGAAGAGGACCAGCGGCTGGCCGGGGTGAGCCCGGGCCTGGTGCGGCTGTCGGTGGGCATCGAGGCGGTGGCCGATCTCCAGGCCGACCTGGAAGCCGGTTTCCGCGCGGCAAAGGCCGAGCTGGAGCGATGA
- the metX gene encoding homoserine O-acetyltransferase MetX — protein sequence MTRTHGRPPATGAWRAGDPVGRRSWFRLPGPLVLEAGGVLPQVELAYETWGELDPEASNAVLVLHALTGDSHVAGPAGTGHPSGGWWDALVGPGRALDTDRWFVIAPNVLGGCQGSTGPASAAPDGRPWGGRFPAITVRDAVQAEAQLADALGIRRWAAVLGGSFGGMRALEWAAGHPERVSAALLLSCCAVASAEQIAWSGAQIEAIRSDPDWLDGHYHDLPDGRGPHAGLGVARRIAHITYRSPHELEQRFGTEHQDGEHPWRGGRYAVESYLDHHADKLARRFDAASYVVLARAMSGHDVGRGRGGVEAALRRIAARTLVAGVDSDRLFPLEQQRQLAESIPGAGFGTIASPHGHDGFLIEADQVGRLVADLLPSGR from the coding sequence ATGACCCGGACGCACGGTCGTCCGCCCGCCACCGGTGCGTGGCGGGCGGGCGACCCGGTCGGCCGGCGCAGCTGGTTCCGGCTGCCCGGACCGCTGGTGCTGGAGGCGGGAGGCGTTCTCCCGCAGGTGGAGCTCGCCTACGAGACCTGGGGAGAGCTCGACCCGGAGGCCTCCAACGCCGTGCTGGTGCTGCACGCGCTGACCGGCGACAGCCACGTGGCGGGACCGGCAGGCACCGGGCACCCCAGCGGCGGCTGGTGGGACGCGCTGGTCGGACCGGGGCGGGCGCTGGACACCGACCGCTGGTTCGTGATCGCGCCGAACGTCCTGGGCGGTTGCCAGGGGAGCACCGGACCGGCGTCCGCAGCGCCCGACGGGCGGCCGTGGGGCGGGCGGTTCCCGGCGATCACGGTGCGGGACGCGGTGCAGGCGGAAGCGCAGCTGGCCGACGCGCTCGGCATCCGGCGGTGGGCGGCGGTGCTCGGCGGCTCGTTCGGCGGGATGCGGGCGCTGGAGTGGGCCGCGGGCCACCCGGAGCGGGTGTCGGCGGCGCTGCTGCTGAGCTGCTGCGCGGTGGCCTCCGCGGAGCAGATCGCCTGGTCCGGGGCGCAGATCGAGGCGATCCGCAGCGATCCGGACTGGCTCGACGGCCACTACCACGACCTGCCCGACGGCCGCGGCCCGCACGCCGGGCTGGGAGTGGCCCGGCGGATCGCGCACATCACCTACCGCAGCCCGCACGAGCTGGAGCAGCGCTTCGGCACCGAGCACCAGGACGGCGAACACCCGTGGCGCGGCGGCAGATACGCCGTCGAGTCCTATTTGGACCATCACGCCGACAAGCTGGCGCGCCGGTTCGACGCGGCGAGCTACGTGGTGCTCGCGCGGGCGATGTCCGGCCACGACGTGGGACGTGGCCGGGGCGGGGTGGAAGCCGCGCTGCGCCGGATCGCGGCCCGCACCCTCGTCGCGGGCGTGGACAGCGACCGGCTGTTCCCGCTGGAGCAGCAGCGGCAGCTCGCCGAGTCGATCCCGGGCGCCGGGTTCGGCACGATCGCCTCGCCGCACGGCCACGACGGCTTCCTGATCGAAGCCGACCAGGTCGGCCGGCTGGTCGCCGACCTGCTGCCGAGCGGCCGTTGA
- a CDS encoding alpha/beta fold hydrolase, whose protein sequence is MAYLELPDGLPLYYEDRGSGPAVVLIHGWTMNSTFWEQNVAALSAQNRVITLDLRGHGLSGKTDDGHTLAQYARDVQHLLQYLELRDVCLVGWSMGTAVILSYVQQFGCGLLRSAAFIDQSPRFLDADDWQYPLFGGYSAVDLAVFAQGFQHARPSVVKPFIAACFAETPPVEVVDAVYAETAKTPSSAALAVWYDMAYADLRPVLPEVTVPTLLMYGARSKVFPGELDRWLAEQLPQAKVARFDGSGHAPFSEEPDSFNETLGSFLRS, encoded by the coding sequence GTGGCATACCTGGAACTGCCGGACGGCTTGCCGCTCTACTACGAGGACCGAGGTTCGGGACCGGCTGTGGTGCTCATCCACGGATGGACCATGAACAGCACGTTCTGGGAGCAGAACGTCGCCGCGCTCAGCGCGCAGAACCGCGTGATCACGCTCGACCTGCGCGGGCACGGCCTGTCCGGGAAGACCGATGACGGTCACACCCTCGCCCAGTACGCTCGCGACGTCCAGCACCTGCTGCAGTACCTGGAGCTGCGCGATGTGTGCCTGGTGGGCTGGTCGATGGGCACCGCGGTCATCCTGTCCTACGTCCAGCAGTTCGGTTGCGGGTTGCTGCGCTCAGCGGCCTTCATCGACCAGTCGCCGCGTTTCCTCGACGCCGACGACTGGCAGTACCCGCTGTTCGGCGGGTACTCCGCGGTGGATCTCGCGGTTTTCGCCCAAGGTTTCCAGCACGCCCGGCCCAGCGTCGTCAAGCCGTTCATCGCCGCGTGCTTCGCCGAAACCCCGCCGGTGGAGGTGGTCGACGCCGTCTACGCCGAGACCGCGAAGACGCCGTCCTCGGCAGCGCTCGCGGTGTGGTACGACATGGCCTACGCCGATCTGCGGCCGGTGCTCCCCGAGGTCACCGTTCCGACGCTGCTGATGTACGGCGCGCGCAGCAAGGTCTTCCCCGGCGAGCTCGACCGCTGGCTGGCCGAACAGCTGCCGCAGGCGAAGGTCGCCCGCTTCGACGGCAGCGGTCACGCCCCGTTCAGCGAGGAACCCGACTCGTTCAACGAAACGCTCGGTTCCTTCCTCCGGTCCTGA
- a CDS encoding GAF domain-containing protein has translation MDETTRRLAAARENALSGGTSARVRPEVRASWDRARKRGVHPDRSLAPVEPTADLVGELTRKHRLADVWPTLLRTIGDAATQPGHLVFISDPAGRLLRVVGDPATRRNAERARLVPGALWNEEQVGTSGVGTALALGRPFQVRGPEHYLSVAADFNCSAAPIVDPVTGETVGTIDVTYPVASANALAMPLVAAAARLAGAQLGEQTRQRDDEVRARYVDNVLRRSGIRSALVGVDGRMLHTTPAGWLLPQWAAGLGEDGPMTLPDGQRVVVERLSPSGPFAVHGVDHPDRDGELLRVQALGRGRALVHVDGMPHELSLRHSELVVLLAAHPGGMSAEEMARQAYGPNGKAVTVRAEMTRLRRVLGYRLRSDPYRLAGRVSADFLELERSLAERTGGEALDCYPAPLLPASRAAGIEVLRDGLHLRVRRRLISHGDADAIARWIASPHGRDDVFVRRMAAAPDEHASPGE, from the coding sequence ATGGATGAGACGACACGACGGCTGGCAGCCGCCCGCGAGAACGCGCTGAGCGGCGGCACCTCAGCGCGGGTACGCCCCGAGGTGCGCGCGTCGTGGGACCGCGCCCGCAAGAGGGGCGTGCACCCCGACCGGTCGCTCGCCCCGGTCGAGCCGACCGCGGACCTCGTCGGCGAGCTGACCCGGAAGCACCGATTGGCCGACGTCTGGCCGACGCTGCTGCGCACCATCGGCGACGCGGCCACCCAGCCCGGCCACCTGGTCTTCATCAGCGACCCGGCCGGGCGGCTGCTGCGGGTGGTGGGCGACCCGGCCACCAGGAGGAACGCCGAGCGAGCGCGCTTGGTCCCGGGCGCGCTGTGGAACGAGGAACAGGTCGGCACCAGCGGGGTGGGCACCGCGCTGGCGCTGGGGCGGCCGTTCCAGGTCCGCGGTCCGGAGCACTACCTGTCCGTGGCCGCGGACTTCAACTGCTCGGCCGCGCCGATCGTGGACCCGGTCACCGGCGAGACGGTCGGCACCATCGACGTGACCTACCCGGTCGCGTCGGCGAACGCGCTGGCCATGCCGTTGGTCGCGGCCGCAGCCAGGTTGGCCGGAGCGCAACTCGGCGAACAGACCCGGCAGCGCGACGACGAGGTCCGGGCGCGCTACGTCGATAACGTCCTGCGCCGCAGCGGGATCCGCAGCGCACTGGTCGGTGTGGACGGACGAATGCTGCACACGACGCCCGCGGGATGGCTCCTGCCGCAGTGGGCGGCGGGTCTGGGGGAGGACGGCCCGATGACGCTGCCGGACGGCCAGCGCGTGGTCGTCGAACGGCTTTCTCCGTCCGGGCCGTTCGCGGTGCACGGCGTTGACCACCCGGATCGCGACGGAGAGCTGCTGCGGGTGCAAGCGCTCGGCCGCGGTCGTGCCCTGGTGCACGTCGACGGCATGCCGCACGAACTCAGCTTGCGCCACAGCGAGCTCGTCGTGCTGCTGGCGGCTCACCCCGGAGGCATGAGCGCCGAGGAGATGGCCCGGCAGGCCTACGGACCCAACGGCAAGGCCGTCACCGTCCGCGCCGAGATGACCCGGCTGCGCCGCGTCCTCGGCTACCGGCTGCGCTCGGACCCCTACCGGCTGGCCGGCCGCGTCTCGGCGGACTTCCTCGAACTGGAGCGGAGTTTGGCCGAGCGCACCGGTGGCGAGGCTCTCGACTGCTACCCCGCTCCGCTGCTGCCCGCCTCGCGCGCGGCCGGGATCGAGGTCTTGCGCGACGGCCTGCACCTCCGGGTCCGGCGGAGGCTGATCTCGCACGGCGACGCGGACGCGATCGCCCGCTGGATCGCGTCACCGCACGGGCGCGACGACGTGTTCGTCCGGCGCATGGCGGCTGCGCCGGACGAACACGCGTCTCCGGGGGAGTGA
- a CDS encoding beta-N-acetylhexosaminidase family protein yields MIRSVLGLAGAALLAAGAAAPATADPDSPLPQITPQPQQVVQLGDDVPVPERVSVVADREVSQPTRDLLVAVLRGAGAEEVDVVDAGQRPDAPLVVRVGGIATDDIARGLQDAGVEVPPDLPAEGYALAAKDGAVVLGGADSDGVYYSAQTLRQLVRDHGIAGAGVVDHPLMPLRGTIEGFFGSPWTHEERLDQLAFYGDVKMNTYIYAPKDDPYHREQWRDPYPADKLAELSELIAQSDAHHVKFTFALSPGLSICYTSEQDWQALIAKLQAMYDLGVRAFSLPLDDIDYNKWHCAGDEAKYGAPSQQAAGQAQVDLLNRIQREFIDTHEGAKPLQTVPTDYSDTADSPYKKTIREQLDPAVVMMWTGVGVVPPEITVPQAEEAAKVWGRKVFVWDNYPVNDFHATAGRLLLAPYAERESGLHEQLAGIVLNPMNQASASKVAEFGAADFSWNDTGYDANRAWREAARYLAGGDAATTEALLAFFDLEHLSPTLEGEIWQPQAPELARRLDEFHAKWAEDKGAAIEALRPYAELIAAAPQRIRDGAVDPGFVADAAPWLEATDLWGPALLASLNGLQSRVDGDEAAAEKAFAEAAELARRAGEIHTIPGETRPEGPIKVGDGVLDTFIAGAPDLR; encoded by the coding sequence TTGATCCGCTCCGTTCTCGGCCTCGCCGGCGCCGCGCTGCTGGCGGCCGGCGCGGCCGCTCCGGCGACCGCCGACCCGGACTCCCCGCTGCCCCAGATCACCCCGCAGCCGCAGCAGGTCGTGCAGCTCGGCGACGACGTGCCGGTCCCCGAGCGGGTTTCGGTGGTCGCCGACCGCGAGGTCAGCCAGCCGACCCGCGACCTGCTCGTCGCGGTGCTGCGCGGGGCGGGCGCCGAGGAGGTGGACGTCGTCGACGCCGGCCAGCGGCCGGACGCGCCGCTGGTGGTGCGGGTCGGCGGCATCGCCACCGACGACATCGCGCGCGGGCTCCAGGACGCCGGCGTCGAGGTGCCGCCCGACCTGCCCGCCGAGGGCTACGCGCTGGCCGCCAAGGACGGCGCGGTCGTGCTCGGCGGCGCCGACTCCGACGGCGTCTACTACTCCGCGCAGACGCTGCGCCAGCTGGTGCGCGACCACGGGATCGCCGGGGCCGGCGTCGTCGACCACCCGCTGATGCCGCTGCGCGGCACCATCGAAGGCTTCTTCGGCAGCCCGTGGACCCACGAAGAGCGCCTGGACCAGCTCGCCTTCTACGGCGACGTGAAGATGAACACCTACATCTACGCGCCGAAGGACGACCCCTACCACCGGGAGCAGTGGCGCGACCCGTACCCGGCGGACAAGCTCGCCGAGCTCTCCGAGCTGATCGCGCAGAGCGACGCCCACCACGTCAAGTTCACCTTCGCCCTCTCCCCCGGGCTGTCCATCTGCTACACCAGCGAGCAGGACTGGCAGGCGCTGATCGCCAAGCTGCAGGCGATGTACGACCTGGGCGTGCGCGCGTTCTCGCTGCCGCTGGACGACATCGACTACAACAAGTGGCACTGCGCCGGCGACGAGGCGAAGTACGGCGCGCCGTCGCAGCAGGCGGCGGGGCAGGCGCAGGTGGACCTGCTCAACCGGATCCAGCGCGAGTTCATCGACACCCACGAGGGCGCGAAGCCGCTGCAGACGGTGCCCACCGACTACTCCGACACCGCCGACAGCCCGTACAAGAAGACCATCCGCGAGCAGCTCGACCCGGCGGTGGTGATGATGTGGACCGGCGTCGGCGTGGTCCCGCCGGAGATCACCGTGCCGCAGGCCGAGGAGGCCGCCAAGGTGTGGGGCCGCAAGGTGTTCGTGTGGGACAACTACCCGGTCAACGACTTCCACGCGACGGCGGGGCGGCTGCTGCTCGCGCCGTACGCCGAGCGGGAGTCCGGGCTGCACGAGCAGCTGGCCGGCATCGTGCTCAACCCGATGAACCAGGCCTCGGCGAGCAAGGTCGCCGAGTTCGGCGCGGCCGACTTCTCCTGGAACGACACCGGGTACGACGCGAACCGGGCGTGGCGGGAGGCCGCCCGCTACCTGGCAGGTGGCGACGCGGCGACCACCGAGGCGCTGCTGGCCTTCTTCGATCTGGAGCACCTCTCGCCGACCCTGGAGGGCGAGATCTGGCAGCCGCAGGCTCCGGAGCTCGCGCGCAGGCTCGACGAGTTCCACGCGAAGTGGGCCGAGGACAAGGGCGCGGCGATCGAGGCCCTGCGGCCCTACGCCGAGCTGATCGCCGCGGCACCGCAGCGGATCCGCGACGGCGCGGTCGATCCGGGATTCGTCGCCGATGCCGCGCCGTGGCTGGAGGCCACCGACCTGTGGGGCCCGGCGCTGCTGGCCAGCCTGAACGGCCTGCAGTCCCGGGTGGACGGTGACGAGGCCGCCGCGGAGAAGGCGTTCGCCGAGGCCGCCGAGCTGGCGCGCCGGGCGGGCGAGATCCACACCATCCCCGGCGAAACGCGCCCGGAGGGGCCGATCAAGGTCGGTGACGGGGTGCTGGACACCTTCATCGCCGGCGCGCCTGATCTGCGCTGA
- a CDS encoding MetQ/NlpA family ABC transporter substrate-binding protein, with translation MSDNDATPADLGLPEKPRRRGGAVAVIAVVLIAVVAAVLYAVNSGSDDTAAGRTKVRIGVTDASKEYWKTYKELAAEQGIDLETVNFSDYHQANPALSQRQIDLNLFQHVLFLANYDVSNDDTLTPIGSSYVVPLSLYSQKHTDVAAIPQGGTVAVPNDKTNQARALLVLQQAGLIKLKGGGTVLSTPADIDTAASKVTVVPVDAAQTVASLPSVDGAIVNNNFALDADLDPSAALFGDDPNSPDSAPYINVFVTRAEDKDNPVYHKLVELYRDKRVADQVLADSKGTSVSVDRTQAELEGILAGLTETVRGAK, from the coding sequence ATGTCCGACAACGACGCCACTCCCGCCGATCTGGGACTGCCGGAGAAACCGCGCCGGCGCGGGGGTGCGGTGGCGGTGATCGCCGTCGTCCTGATCGCGGTGGTGGCCGCCGTGCTCTACGCGGTCAACTCCGGATCCGACGACACCGCCGCCGGGCGGACCAAGGTGCGCATCGGCGTCACCGACGCCAGCAAGGAGTACTGGAAGACCTACAAGGAGCTCGCCGCCGAGCAGGGCATCGACCTGGAGACGGTCAACTTCAGCGACTACCACCAGGCCAACCCGGCCCTGTCGCAGCGGCAGATCGACCTCAACCTCTTCCAGCACGTGCTGTTCCTGGCCAACTACGACGTGTCCAACGACGACACGCTCACGCCCATCGGCTCCAGCTACGTGGTGCCGCTGAGCCTGTACTCGCAGAAGCACACCGACGTCGCCGCCATCCCGCAGGGCGGCACCGTGGCGGTGCCCAACGACAAGACCAACCAGGCGCGCGCACTGCTGGTGCTCCAGCAGGCCGGGCTGATCAAGCTCAAGGGCGGCGGCACCGTGCTGTCCACCCCGGCCGACATCGACACCGCCGCGTCGAAGGTGACCGTGGTCCCGGTGGACGCCGCGCAGACCGTGGCCTCGCTGCCGTCGGTGGACGGGGCGATCGTGAACAACAACTTCGCCCTCGACGCCGACCTCGACCCGAGCGCGGCGCTGTTCGGCGACGACCCGAACAGCCCCGACTCGGCGCCCTACATCAACGTCTTCGTCACCCGCGCCGAGGACAAGGACAACCCGGTCTACCACAAGCTCGTGGAGCTCTACCGGGACAAGCGCGTCGCCGACCAGGTCCTCGCCGACTCCAAGGGCACCTCGGTCAGCGTCGACCGCACGCAGGCCGAGCTGGAGGGCATCCTGGCCGGGCTGACCGAGACCGTGCGGGGCGCGAAGTGA
- a CDS encoding methionine ABC transporter ATP-binding protein, which translates to MTPIVEFRQVGKTFGTGARSVTALTGIDLSIEAGDVFAVIGYSGAGKSTLVRLINALEPVSSGSLLVDGTDITGLPERRLRELRRDIGMIFQQFNLMRSRTVFGNVAYPLKVAGWDKESRQRRVAELLHFVGIADKAWSYPDQLSGGQKQRVGIARALATNPKILLADESTSALDPETTGEVLRLLKRVNTELGVTIVVITHEMEVVREIADRVAVLDSGRIVEQGSVLDVFATPKTETARRFVETVLPDRPGGERLDRLRARHSGRLITAHLRDDRRVGAALSEAVSRHQVRFEIVDGGLKELGGVQLGRLTLELLGAESDVDAVIAELRRTTEIEELTAS; encoded by the coding sequence GTGACCCCGATCGTCGAGTTCCGGCAGGTCGGCAAGACCTTCGGCACCGGAGCGCGGTCGGTGACCGCGCTGACCGGGATCGACCTGTCCATCGAGGCCGGCGACGTGTTCGCGGTCATCGGCTACTCCGGAGCGGGCAAGAGCACCCTGGTCCGGCTGATCAACGCGCTGGAACCGGTGAGCTCCGGCAGCCTGCTGGTCGACGGCACCGACATCACCGGGCTGCCGGAGCGGCGGCTGCGCGAACTCCGCCGCGACATCGGCATGATCTTCCAGCAGTTCAACCTGATGCGCTCGCGGACGGTGTTCGGCAACGTCGCCTACCCGCTGAAGGTTGCGGGCTGGGACAAGGAGAGCAGGCAGCGGCGCGTCGCCGAGCTGCTGCACTTCGTCGGCATCGCCGACAAGGCGTGGAGCTACCCCGACCAGCTCTCCGGCGGCCAGAAGCAGCGGGTGGGCATCGCCCGCGCGCTGGCCACCAACCCGAAGATCCTGCTCGCCGACGAGTCCACCAGCGCGCTCGACCCGGAGACCACCGGTGAGGTGCTGCGGCTGCTCAAGCGCGTCAACACCGAGCTCGGCGTGACGATCGTGGTGATCACCCACGAGATGGAGGTGGTCCGCGAGATCGCCGACCGGGTGGCGGTGCTGGACTCCGGGCGCATCGTCGAGCAGGGCAGCGTGCTGGACGTCTTCGCCACGCCCAAGACCGAGACCGCCCGCCGGTTCGTGGAAACGGTGCTGCCCGACCGGCCCGGCGGCGAGCGCCTCGACCGGCTCCGGGCCCGGCACAGCGGACGGCTGATCACCGCGCACCTGCGCGACGACCGCCGCGTCGGTGCGGCGCTCTCCGAAGCGGTGAGCCGCCACCAGGTGCGCTTCGAGATCGTCGACGGCGGGCTCAAGGAGCTCGGCGGCGTGCAGCTGGGGCGGCTGACCCTGGAGCTGCTCGGCGCGGAGTCCGATGTGGACGCTGTGATCGCCGAGCTGCGCCGCACCACCGAGATCGAGGAGCTGACCGCGTCATGA